The nucleotide sequence TAGCCTGACAGCCTCTAGGTGCCCAGTTTGCCCACCACCAATTTGTCTTCAAGGTCGTTGATTCGCTCTACAACGGCAACCACGGTTCCTGATGTCTCTGAAACAGGTTCGTTCCAGCCCAGCAGATAGGCGTCGATTGGTAAGCCGTCACCACTCACTGTATCCGGAATTTCACCGTATTTGACGGGATAAATCAGGTCAGGATGTCGCGGGTGAGCGCTGCCAAGAGGACGGTCCACCACGACCCGAACACACTGACCGAGGAAGGAGATGAGGCTAGAGGCTGCCAAGAACACGTTTGAAGTTTGAGCCTGCGACTTTGGAAAGAGCAGAATCAGGTGGTGACCCGACGCCGTTATCCCAGTGACGTTGACGACGATACCTACCTGTTTCTCTTACCCTACCTGCTCCTCAGTCCGCAAGACGCAAGACAGCGGAAATACGCGATCAGGGAAGTCCTCAATGTACGGATTCCGCTTAATTCCTGCACAGTCGGGAAAGCGCCGCCTGTGCATCCATATCGCAGAATCCGTATTTTTTCCTACTCGCATCCGCTCGGATTGAATCTGAAACGACCAGATTCAATCGGAATCCGTAAATGCTCTCCTTTGGGTGGCTCGTACTGGGGCACAGTGGGAATACCTTCCCCATGATTTTCCGCCTCCGGAAACGGTGCGCCAACAGGCGCACCGCTGGTTTGAAGCAGCTTGCTTTGAGAATGCCGCTCACGACCTGCGCATCCTTTCGCGTGTCGAGAAGCCCAGAAACGCCGAGCCTACGGCGATCGTCATTGATAGTCGAACACTCCAGAGCACGCCAGAAAGCGGCCATCGTGCAGGCTTCGATGGCGCGAAAAAACGTAAGGGCACCAAGGTTCATTTGGCTGTCGATACTCTCGGCCATCTCCTGGCCGTGCTGACGACACCAGCGAATGAACAGGATCGAGCACAGGTCCTTGACCTGTGCCTTGAGGTTCAGGAAGCCACAGGGGGCAACGTTGAAGTTGCCTTTGCAGATCAGGGGTACACCGGTGATCAGACCCGTCTGGAAGCCGCTGAAGCAGGTGTGGAACTGATTGTGGTCAAACGGCCAGACGCAGTAAAAGGCTTTATTCTGCTACCGAAAAGATGGGTCGTAGAGAGGTCTTTTGCCTGGCTTTCTAGGTTTAGAGCATTTG is from Deinococcus wulumuqiensis R12 and encodes:
- a CDS encoding inorganic diphosphatase — protein: MFLAASSLISFLGQCVRVVVDRPLGSAHPRHPDLIYPVKYGEIPDTVSGDGLPIDAYLLGWNEPVSETSGTVVAVVERINDLEDKLVVGKLGT